The Intestinibaculum porci DNA window GGTGTACTACCTTTTAAAGATAAATGATAATAATCAATCACCGCCTGCGCATCCGCTTCACCCATCGCTTTTAATGAATCATCATTACTTAAGAACGCAAAATCCTGATCATTGTCAATAAAACCATGTTCCATAATAAAGCCGGGAATATTCGCATTCACACTGGCACGTACGATATAGTAATAATCGGCTGCGGTGTTATTGGGATATGTCGTGGTACCACTATTACGTAGTAAATCTCCATTATTGACCATCCCGCTCGTCTGAGCTTCATACTGTAAAGCTAAATCACTGATCCCTTTCGCAACATCGCGTAAATGAGAACGATAATGACCATTACTAATGAGGGCAAATAAACCATTGTCTTCTTTAGAAGCAGAACCTTTCGCATTAACATGCACACTAAATAAAACATTGGCTTTCATCTTTTTCGCATAAGCGATGCGGCTTGACAAACTGACTGTCGAATCATCCGTTCTTGTCATATACACTTTGACACCATCATACTGCGATAACTTATTATACATGGCAGTAGCCATCTTAAGGTTCATATCCTTTTCATAATACGTTTCATCATTGTAATTGACATAAGCGCCTAACTCACTGCCGCCATGGCCCGGATCAATCACCACAACCACTGGCGTTTGGCCATGCACAATCGTGATTGGTAAAAATAAACTCATTGATAATAATACTGCTAAGAATTTCTTCATAAACTCATCTCCATGAGGTTATTCTATCATAGTTTCCTTAAGCATGAATTAAGCTTTCAAAATATTCTGTTCCTTTATTTTGTACATAATGAGCATAGCTTTCTGTAGACGCTTTATGCGTGAGAAAGTCGGCAATAAGAAGATCCGCAATCTTTTGAACCTCTTCAAAGCTATAACGGCCTTTTAATGTATAACCAAACTGCGCTTCCTTGCCTAAAGCCCCGCCAATCGAAAGCGTAAATGCATCGACCATTACACCATTTTTCTTCATCTTCCCGCCAACTAGTCCTAAATCAGCGATCGCCGCATGAGCGCACTGATGGGTGCAGCCCGTCACATTGATTCTAAACGGCGCTTTAAAGTCATGTCTTTCTCCTAAATAATCATAAAGAGCTTTTAAATAATACTTCGTATCAATTGGCGCAAAGTTACAGTATTTATTCCCTGTACAGCTGGCGCCATAGCCTCTTAAATAATCAGGTTTTAAGGATAATGGACAGGCCTTTTCAAAATCTTTCAGATGTTCTTTTGGTAAGTTAATCACTAATAAACATTGTGAATTGGTTGTTCTTAACTGACCATCACCATACTTTTCACTTAATAAAGCCACCTGCTCTAATGCATCAGCGCTCATCATTCCCGAAATAACATTCAATCCGGCATAATAAAGACCATCCTGCTTCTGTTTATGGAAACCATGGAAACGACCATATGTCCACTTTCTTGCATAATCACGACCGCCTTTTTCTAAATCAGGCATCGCTTTTAAGATTTCTTCCTGCAGTTTTTCTTTACCCCAGGCATCTACTAAATGTTTGAGACGACAATGCGTTCTCTTTTCTCTAAAGCCATAATCTCTAAAGATCGTAATGACCGTTTTAATAAAATCTAATGTCTCTTCCGGTTTCACAAAGAAATCCAGTTTCACCGCTAAATGCGGATCACGTGAAAGGCCGCCGCCAACATAGACATGGAAGCCATCCACTGTTTCGCCATGACTTGTTTTCACCGCCGGGACAAAAGCGCAGTCATTAATACCCGCAAAGCCAACATCATGCGGATTCGCCGAAATCGATAATTTAAACTTTCGTGGTAAGTTTGAATATTCCGGATTACCAGTTAAGAATTCCACTGCTTCATTCACTAAATTTGAAGTATCAAATAATTCTTCTGGATCGATCCCCATTAATGGATTGCCTAAGATATTTCTTGGTACATCACCACAGCCGCCCACGCTTGTTAAACCGACTTCCGCAATCGCTTTACGAATGGCAATCGCATCCGCTAAAGTAATATTATGAATTTGAATACATTGACGAATGGTAATCTGAATTTCATTCTTACCATACTGTTTTGCGAGCTGAGCAATAACTTTTGCCTGCTTGCTGTTAAGCTGCCCAGAAGGCAGCTTAATACGAATCAAAAATAAGCCATTCTTTGGTCTTTGGGCATATATACCTGCCCACTTTAAACGTTCCACATCATCCCAGGCAATGTCTTCAAAAGATTTTTTAGCTAACTGAGGTAATTCATCAATAATGGCTAAGCCATCTTTTTCTAATTTCGCTATTTCATTTTTATTCAGGTTTTCTCGATCTTTCCATACTTGTTCCATACTTATACCCTTTATTCCTATCTTAATATTGTATTTTCATTATATCGGACATTCTTATCATTGCCTAATAGTTTTTTCTTATGGCTGTAAACAGTTATAAGCTATAATAAAAACGCCCTGTTAAAGGACGTTTTACAGAGTGAATGAGAGATACTGATTCATCGTTACAATATCCATTTTACGTTCATGAGATGTCGCTGCATGCATCGTAATCACATACAGATCATGACCATTGACCTTTTCTTCTAAAGCTACACATTCTTGCGCTGCATTGGTAAGACCATTTTTCGCGCCTAAAACCTGTTTGCCATAAGAAGAGGATGGTGATCTAAAGACATGTAACCCATTGGATGTTTTATACTTTTTCGTATAGAACACCTTTTTAAAAGCTTTGCTTTGTAATACATGACTCATCAGTTTCACTAAATCTTTTCCGGTTGTATAGTGATTAGGATCTGTCATCCCAATGCCATTAGTGAAATGGCTATTGGTCATACCAAACTTCGCTGCATTCGCATTCATCGTGGCCGCCAAATTACCCACACTGCCATATGTTGTACGACATAATGACACAATGGCATCCGCTCCTGAAACCAATAAAGCACCATGCAATAAATCATTATAAGTGACACGTTCACTAGGATTGATTTTCGTTGTCACTGCGCCACCCGCTGAAGCGGTGGTAATATCTTCAGCCGTTAAAGTTGTTGGCGCATTGACATTGTGAATCTTCTGCAAATACGTATAGACACTTAAGATCTTCGTAATAGAGGCCGGATTCATCTTGACATCACTATTTTTCGTATAAAGGAATTTCTTACTTGTGGCATCATAAACCGTTACCGATGAAGAATGCATCAAAGACATCACATCACGGCAGACAATCTTATTGGTATAGGTTTTATTTTTCGTTCTTGTCGTGATCGTTCCATTTGCAGCTCTCGTACAAGTAACGACCCCATTATTCACTTCTATAGCCCCATTATCACTGGTATACATACTCTTTCCTGCCTGTTTCAGACGATAGCCCTGATGCGGCTCTAGATAAATCACCGGCGCATTTAAATAATGATTGGCGACAATAATATGACAGACCATATCCTGACGTTTGGTTTTGACATGGACATCCGTTTCCCCTGCTTTCACTGGTGAAATCTTTAAATCCTGATCAATCTTCGCAACTTTCTTATTATCCGAAGAGACTTTATAGTCCTCTTTCTTTTTCAGTTTTAACTGTACACATTCATCTAAATCCATTGTCACCTGATCATCATTTAAGCTATTAAGATAGTATTCCTGCACCTTCGTCGGTAAATCATAATATAACCCAAAGCCTAAAAATGATGCTAATACAATAATGATAAAAATCTTTAAAAAGATATGTCCTTCCCACATAAATATCTTACCTCACTCATGTTCCCCATTATAAACAGTTTTGATCTCCTAGAAAAGAGAAAAAGTGATAAGAACGGTTTCATTCTTACCACTTTAGTTTCATCATGATTGGCAATAATGCTTCTGGCATACATTTCCGCGCTCGCTAAATCTTCTTCCGGGCGATTGACAGAATCTCTACTAGCCATATCTACAAAACCCCTGTTATCAGGGGCTTTTATCTGTCAAATTTTATAAATTATTATGTTGTATGTGTTGTATGTCTTTCCCTTTCATGCTAAAATATTAGATGAGAGGAGGACTTTTTTATATGAAGCTCTACTACGACAAGCGTCTTAAGGATCCCACATACTATGTCCAGGAGGGAATCAGAAACGGCAAAAAGACGACCACCCGCAATGTAAAAAAGCTCGGCAAACATTCAGAACTTCTGATGATCACCGATGATCCGGTATCCTACTGCAGAAATGTAATACAAAAAATGAATGAGGATGCGAGATCCGGAAAGCGGGAATACACACTGACGGTCGACTTCAATCAGCGAGTGACAGGACCCGATGATAGCCGGATAAGCCGCTCACTGTCATCCAACATCGGATACTTCTACCTTCAGTACATTTATAATATGCTTGAACTGGACGGCTTTTTTAGAAATCTTCAGGAAAAGTCCAAGGCGAAATATGACTTTAATTCTGTTAACAGATTTCTTACCTTTGGCAGAATCCTTGATCCTCACAGCAAGTATGGCACCTATGACCGCCTTAATGCCTACTATGAGAATCCTCAGATTGAGTACCATCATTTTCTCCGCTTTCTCGATTTAATTGCAGAAAACCAGGAGGACTACCTTGCGCATCTTTATAAAAAATCACAGAATCTCATAAAGAGAGACATGTCTGTCGTCTACTATGACTGCACAAATTACTTTTTTGAATGCGAACAGGCTGACGATGATGAGATTGATCCGGAAACGGGCGAAGTTACAAAGGGGCTAAGACGCTACGGCGTCAGCAAGGAAAACAGGCCTAATCCTATCGTTGAAATGGGACTTTTAATGGACAAGAGAGGAATTCCTATTTCTATGTGCCTGGATCCTGGCAATACCAGCGAGCAGGAAACGGCCACCCCGCTGGAGGAGCAGGTCATTAAGACCATGGGTAACAGTAAATTCATATACTGTGCCGATGCCGGTCTGGGTTCATACAATATCCGCAAATTTAATTCAATGGGCGGCCGAGCTTTTATTGTCACGCAGTCAGTCAAGAAGCTGTCTGATGCTCTTCAGACTGCTGTATTCAACGACTGTGACTACAGAAATCTCAGTGATGACAATCCAGTGTCAATTGAGGAGCTAAAAACCTTTAAATATGACAAAAACAGCGAACTGAACAGAGCACGCTATGAATCTACAGCCTATAAAGTTTTAAATGCTGACAAGGAGGACATCTTTCTTGGTTATTATGAGATGAAAAAATGCAAAAATGGTAAGATCAGGAAAGTAAAAGCAAAAGGCACTTTAAAGCAGATCGTCATTGTTACGTTCTCGAGAAAAATGATGGACTATCAGAGAAAAGTTCGTCAGAGACAGATTGACAGAGCTAAAAAGCTCATCTCTTCAGGTGATCCGGAGAAGATCAAGAAGGGACCCAATGACGTAAGAAGGTTTATCAAAAATAAAAATAAGACAAAGTCAGCTTATATTATAGATGAGGAGCAGATTCGAAAAGAAGAGCAGTATGACGGCTATTATGCAGTAGCGACAAATCTTGTTCTTGATCCGGTCAAGGATATTCTTGACATATCACATAAGAGATACCAGATTGAGGACTGCTTTAGAATAATGAAGACTACCTTCAAAGCTCGTCCTGTCTATGTATATAATCCCAACAGAATTAGAGCGCATTTTTTAACGTGCTTCACCGCCCTGCTAGTATACAGACTGTTAGAATGCATGCTTGATGATCAGGGAACACATGTAACAGTAAAAGAGCTGATAGAAACATTAAAAAACATGAATGTGGTGAATGAGCATGATGTTTACTATAGTGCAACATACACTTCAAGCTATACGCTAAAGGCTCTCGAGCAGCTAACAGAGCTGGGGCTTGACTTTCAGTACTACAAGCCAAAGGACCTGAATAAAATTTTAAGAAAAATTTCAAAAAAACTTTTAAAGAGGCAATCACATACAACAAAAAATTGATTAAACAAAAAACCAGGAAACACCGATAAATAAAGGGAATCCTGGCTTTTACTCAATTTTTTCTGTCAATTGTGGGATTATAAACAGTTTTGATCTCCTAGAAAAGAGAAAAAGTGATAAGAACGGTTTCATTCTTACCACTTTAGTTTCATCATGATTGGCAATAATGCTTCTGGCATACATTTCCGCGCTCGCTAAATCTTCTTCCATGCCAATGCCATTCGCATAAATCGTATAAAGATCGCGCAGCCGCATGAGAGCAAATTGTGAATGGCGATTGGCTTTATATTCTTTTAACAATTTAAGTGCTTGATGAACATCCTGCAGCTCGTTTTCATTTAAATATAAATGTGCCAAAGCATACTGATTTTGCATATATCTCGTACTCATGCCTTTTTCAAAAAGCGATTTTGCAAGATGCGGATTGACTTCTCCATATATCCCATGCATCGCCATGATATTTAAATGCTTCCAAATCTCCTAACTTAATTAACTTGATAAAAATCCGATCTGCTTTCATGCGATCAAAGTAAGAAAGCTTCGGATTGTCATAAAGACTCGCTAACATCTACAGTTCATCTTGACTTGTTAGCTCATCCTCATGGGCAATCAGCCACGCTGCACTGCGCTGCTTGCCATTTTTGGAATTGGTTAAAATGATATCATCGGTGGCAGTGATCACTTGATCTTTTCTCTGCACGGGGTTTCTTTTCTTTGGTTTTCTAATTTTCTTTTTTGACTTAATATACTCCTTCCTTGCGACGATCACATCACACGTTCAGCCCATTTAACCTTCCAGCATTTCGAACGCTTTATGAATATTTAAACAATTTGTATGAGATAATGCTTTGTTTTCATTTTTCTCTACACCTAAACCTTTTGCATAAAGGGTATAAAGATCTCTTAATCGCATCAAATCTTCGCTTTCTTTTAATAGCAGCTGATCTTTTTCCAGTAATTCTCTTGCCTTTTGATAGTCATGATCCTCATGAAGATAGATATGACCTAACGCATTCGTTACAAAAGGATATTTCTTACTCATCCCTTTTTCAAGATACATCTTTGCTTTTTCAAAATCAACTTCACCATAGCTGCCTAACATAAACATTTTTCCAACAACATAACAGCTCGCTTTGTTCTTCTTAGCCGCCTTCATCATGCTTCCTAATGGATCATTGACATCCATATATTTGATCAGCATTTTAGCCATCAGATCATGAGGAAAACGTTTATAGTAAGACAATGCCCGACAAGGATTTGACTTTGTCCCTATACCATATAAATAACACTCAGCTAAACGCCTTTGGACATTTATATTATCCTTTGGTATCTTTTCCAACAAGGCAAAGAACTTTTCATCAGTCATATCAGCGACAACATATGTATATTCTAATT harbors:
- a CDS encoding nitrite/sulfite reductase, which gives rise to MEQVWKDRENLNKNEIAKLEKDGLAIIDELPQLAKKSFEDIAWDDVERLKWAGIYAQRPKNGLFLIRIKLPSGQLNSKQAKVIAQLAKQYGKNEIQITIRQCIQIHNITLADAIAIRKAIAEVGLTSVGGCGDVPRNILGNPLMGIDPEELFDTSNLVNEAVEFLTGNPEYSNLPRKFKLSISANPHDVGFAGINDCAFVPAVKTSHGETVDGFHVYVGGGLSRDPHLAVKLDFFVKPEETLDFIKTVITIFRDYGFREKRTHCRLKHLVDAWGKEKLQEEILKAMPDLEKGGRDYARKWTYGRFHGFHKQKQDGLYYAGLNVISGMMSADALEQVALLSEKYGDGQLRTTNSQCLLVINLPKEHLKDFEKACPLSLKPDYLRGYGASCTGNKYCNFAPIDTKYYLKALYDYLGERHDFKAPFRINVTGCTHQCAHAAIADLGLVGGKMKKNGVMVDAFTLSIGGALGKEAQFGYTLKGRYSFEEVQKIADLLIADFLTHKASTESYAHYVQNKGTEYFESLIHA
- a CDS encoding D-alanyl-D-alanine carboxypeptidase family protein — protein: MWEGHIFLKIFIIIVLASFLGFGLYYDLPTKVQEYYLNSLNDDQVTMDLDECVQLKLKKKEDYKVSSDNKKVAKIDQDLKISPVKAGETDVHVKTKRQDMVCHIIVANHYLNAPVIYLEPHQGYRLKQAGKSMYTSDNGAIEVNNGVVTCTRAANGTITTRTKNKTYTNKIVCRDVMSLMHSSSVTVYDATSKKFLYTKNSDVKMNPASITKILSVYTYLQKIHNVNAPTTLTAEDITTASAGGAVTTKINPSERVTYNDLLHGALLVSGADAIVSLCRTTYGSVGNLAATMNANAAKFGMTNSHFTNGIGMTDPNHYTTGKDLVKLMSHVLQSKAFKKVFYTKKYKTSNGLHVFRSPSSSYGKQVLGAKNGLTNAAQECVALEEKVNGHDLYVITMHAATSHERKMDIVTMNQYLSFTL
- a CDS encoding N-acetylmuramoyl-L-alanine amidase, coding for MKKFLAVLLSMSLFLPITIVHGQTPVVVVIDPGHGGSELGAYVNYNDETYYEKDMNLKMATAMYNKLSQYDGVKVYMTRTDDSTVSLSSRIAYAKKMKANVLFSVHVNAKGSASKEDNGLFALISNGHYRSHLRDVAKGISDLALQYEAQTSGMVNNGDLLRNSGTTTYPNNTAADYYYIVRASVNANIPGFIMEHGFIDNDQDFAFLSNDDSLKAMGEADAQAVIDYYHLSLKGSTPVNESQNEEATSDEETPVTLEAPTLKLKNVSNGLQLSWNAVEGATSYDLYRKVNKWVKYKNVKATSFLNSAVKNGQRYSYKIVAKNESVTSDVSNIKSAAYLNRTKIKKASVKKRKVTLTWLKNSKASGYVVRYIKNGKTYTKTYKGKAKTKAKLSLKKGSYKFSVRCYINKSGKYYSVYSTAKSVKVK
- a CDS encoding IS1634 family transposase; protein product: MKLYYDKRLKDPTYYVQEGIRNGKKTTTRNVKKLGKHSELLMITDDPVSYCRNVIQKMNEDARSGKREYTLTVDFNQRVTGPDDSRISRSLSSNIGYFYLQYIYNMLELDGFFRNLQEKSKAKYDFNSVNRFLTFGRILDPHSKYGTYDRLNAYYENPQIEYHHFLRFLDLIAENQEDYLAHLYKKSQNLIKRDMSVVYYDCTNYFFECEQADDDEIDPETGEVTKGLRRYGVSKENRPNPIVEMGLLMDKRGIPISMCLDPGNTSEQETATPLEEQVIKTMGNSKFIYCADAGLGSYNIRKFNSMGGRAFIVTQSVKKLSDALQTAVFNDCDYRNLSDDNPVSIEELKTFKYDKNSELNRARYESTAYKVLNADKEDIFLGYYEMKKCKNGKIRKVKAKGTLKQIVIVTFSRKMMDYQRKVRQRQIDRAKKLISSGDPEKIKKGPNDVRRFIKNKNKTKSAYIIDEEQIRKEEQYDGYYAVATNLVLDPVKDILDISHKRYQIEDCFRIMKTTFKARPVYVYNPNRIRAHFLTCFTALLVYRLLECMLDDQGTHVTVKELIETLKNMNVVNEHDVYYSATYTSSYTLKALEQLTELGLDFQYYKPKDLNKILRKISKKLLKRQSHTTKN
- a CDS encoding SEL1-like repeat protein, which codes for MSTRYMQNQYALAHLYLNENELQDVHQALKLLKEYKANRHSQFALMRLRDLYTIYANGIGMEEDLASAEMYARSIIANHDETKVVRMKPFLSLFLFSRRSKLFIIPQLTEKIE